In Helianthus annuus cultivar XRQ/B chromosome 8, HanXRQr2.0-SUNRISE, whole genome shotgun sequence, a single genomic region encodes these proteins:
- the LOC110870578 gene encoding uncharacterized protein LOC110870578: protein MARDRQKSYADKRRKPLSFEVRDKVLLKVSLWKGVARIGKRGKLNPRYVGLYEILEKIGTDAYKLKLPEELSSVHDMFHVSNLKKSPTQETVFIPEEEVHIDNKLQFTKAPVEVMDRKVQKT from the coding sequence atggctcgcgatcgacaaaagagctacgcagacaagaGACGGAAGCCATTATCTTTCGAGGTTAGGGACAAAGTCTTGTTGAAAGTCTCGCTTTGGAAGGGCGTAGCAAGGATCGGTAAGCGTGGAAAGCTTAACCCTCGATACGTAGGTCTATATGAAATCTTGGAAAAGATTGGCACCGATGCCTACAAGCTGAAGTTACCAGAAGAACTTAGTAGTGTGCACGACAtgtttcatgtgtcgaatctcaagaagagtccaacgcaagaaacAGTTTTCATCCCGGAGGAGGAGGTTCACATTGATAACAAACTCCAATTCACTAAAGCACCTGTTGAGGTCATGGACCGGAAGGTCCAGAAAACATGA